Proteins encoded by one window of Candidatus Nitrosocosmicus hydrocola:
- a CDS encoding phosphoribosyltransferase-like protein has translation MGWSCRLPTTQLDQVYGHQDTQSLVVFQDSIPNNTIPILHKETEN, from the coding sequence TTGGGATGGTCATGTCGCCTTCCGACCACCCAGCTGGATCAAGTTTATGGTCACCAGGATACACAATCTTTAGTTGTTTTTCAGGATAGTATACCAAACAACACTATACCGATATTACACAAAGAAACCGAGAACTGA
- a CDS encoding universal stress protein has protein sequence MTTNASAENKKISNMLVAIDGSEYSFKAAEYALDLAKLYGSKLFAVTVTYLPTQDKLTQKQVLDKGLVEDESVAGETSSEKWFDSFLQKAASMGVDVKPELINSTRPVDYVLLEFAEGQNIDLIVVGTRGRTGFKKLLLGSTATSIVTYAHCPVLVVK, from the coding sequence ATGACCACAAATGCTAGTGCAGAAAATAAAAAAATTTCCAATATGTTAGTTGCAATTGACGGATCTGAATACTCTTTTAAAGCTGCAGAATATGCACTGGATCTAGCAAAACTTTACGGTTCGAAATTATTTGCCGTTACTGTTACTTACTTACCGACTCAAGATAAACTGACTCAGAAGCAGGTTTTGGATAAAGGTCTGGTTGAAGACGAATCTGTGGCTGGTGAGACTTCATCAGAAAAATGGTTTGATAGTTTTTTACAAAAGGCTGCTTCGATGGGTGTCGACGTGAAACCTGAGCTTATTAATAGTACAAGACCTGTTGATTATGTACTACTGGAGTTTGCCGAGGGCCAAAATATAGACTTGATTGTAGTTGGTACTAGAGGAAGGACTGGATTTAAGAAATTACTATTAGGTAGTACTGCAACATCTATTGTTACATACGCACACTGCCCTGTTTTAGTTGTAAAATAA
- a CDS encoding phosphoribosyltransferase — protein sequence MIALFKDREHAGVELANKIVEDLKITNMPLFTTNDLIVVAIPRGGIILADIIAKKLSSKIDVLISRKIRSEFNDEFAIGAVMPNGEYFVNNGYVELFQVSQEYLEKEIKFQRKEINRRLILFRGKISYEREFDEKVIILVDDGIATGATIIASARWIKNNFKCKFLIVAVPVAPANDRTITILSEIADTLLNFIQK from the coding sequence ATGATTGCCTTATTCAAAGACCGCGAACATGCTGGGGTAGAGCTGGCAAATAAAATTGTTGAAGATCTAAAAATCACTAATATGCCATTATTTACTACTAATGATTTGATTGTGGTGGCCATACCTAGGGGTGGTATTATATTAGCAGACATTATTGCTAAAAAATTAAGCTCCAAAATCGACGTTTTAATATCCAGGAAAATCAGATCCGAATTTAATGACGAATTTGCTATCGGAGCTGTTATGCCAAATGGTGAATATTTCGTCAATAATGGTTACGTCGAACTTTTCCAAGTAAGCCAAGAGTATTTGGAAAAAGAGATCAAATTTCAACGGAAAGAAATTAATCGGAGATTGATATTGTTTAGAGGAAAGATTTCATATGAAAGAGAATTTGATGAAAAGGTGATAATTCTAGTTGATGATGGGATAGCAACAGGTGCTACTATTATCGCTTCTGCAAGATGGATAAAGAATAATTTCAAATGTAAATTTCTTATTGTAGCTGTGCCTGTAGCACCAGCTAATGATAGAACAATAACTATATTAAGCGAAATAGCAGACACGCTTTTGAACTTTATCCAAAAATAG
- a CDS encoding cupin domain-containing protein — protein MEEIFDIKKILTELDKKNDSNYFIDFLHNDSFEAGLLKLSPGQKDIQGPHSVDEIYFVIEGNGFIKILQTDYKIEKGSCIFVPSNTKHYFHGNENELVVLYVFNVSNE, from the coding sequence ATGGAAGAAATTTTTGACATTAAAAAAATCCTGACAGAACTAGATAAAAAGAATGACTCTAACTATTTCATTGATTTTTTACACAATGATAGCTTTGAGGCAGGATTGTTAAAACTTTCTCCAGGTCAGAAAGACATCCAAGGTCCTCACAGTGTCGATGAAATTTATTTTGTGATAGAAGGAAATGGATTTATTAAAATCCTGCAAACGGACTATAAAATTGAAAAGGGATCTTGTATATTTGTTCCGTCAAATACAAAGCACTACTTTCATGGAAATGAAAACGAGCTTGTTGTTTTGTATGTCTTTAATGTTTCAAATGAATGA
- a CDS encoding NADPH-dependent FMN reductase produces MSNNNNHYTINFTDGVPRNGSGLNVLGIGSSMRRDSYGTETLRIILDKVNQNGGQSRLLNLFDNPLPIYSPENDIDNPFIQEASNMVNWADAFVFATPDYHGSMAGSLKNFMDYFWSEFAGKTFGYVCSSHEKGLTVMDQMRTAIRQCYGWSLPYGISINSSTDFNERRQLVNKQLSKRLDSFARDLVVYGTLINSQFKKDLNSTIENSYSVHYRK; encoded by the coding sequence GTGAGTAATAATAATAATCATTATACTATCAATTTTACAGATGGTGTCCCGAGAAATGGATCCGGACTCAATGTATTGGGAATTGGTTCAAGCATGAGAAGGGATTCATATGGAACCGAAACTTTAAGAATAATTTTAGACAAGGTTAACCAAAATGGCGGACAATCTCGCCTGTTAAATTTATTCGACAATCCTTTGCCCATTTATTCTCCTGAAAATGATATTGACAATCCCTTCATACAAGAAGCATCTAATATGGTTAACTGGGCTGATGCATTTGTTTTTGCTACACCGGATTACCATGGATCCATGGCAGGTTCATTGAAAAATTTCATGGACTATTTTTGGTCAGAGTTTGCGGGTAAAACATTTGGTTATGTTTGTTCGTCCCACGAGAAAGGGTTGACGGTCATGGATCAAATGAGGACAGCAATAAGACAATGCTATGGATGGAGCTTGCCTTATGGAATTTCGATAAACTCTAGTACTGACTTTAACGAAAGGCGTCAGTTGGTTAATAAACAATTATCTAAAAGATTAGATAGCTTTGCGAGAGATTTGGTTGTTTATGGTACATTGATAAACAGTCAATTTAAAAAAGATTTGAATTCCACCATAGAAAATTCATATTCGGTTCATTACAGAAAATAA
- a CDS encoding DUF421 domain-containing protein has protein sequence MKNNSIRILTITIVVLGLVILFFGYQVYHINNNLSILKSNLLSSQERTLIANNNQSQQTSNAADSTTNSQPVPINNTSLFQNEALVQSSGAGGGGEEEEGTETQTASQDPIASAFLPDPSSLLSVIVRTSIIAILVFVIVKWLGGKGIGQLSPFGLLIVVGLGSAIGDPMIYNEVSIPQAMVAVIIVVIFFKIIDYLTLRSKRFRDSVEPHPILLVDHGQISKKGLEEAKMDKEEFEVEMRLAGIEKESEIKFARLEPNGKISFILRNKERFGNTD, from the coding sequence TTGAAAAACAATAGCATACGGATTCTTACAATAACTATTGTGGTTTTGGGATTAGTTATTTTGTTTTTTGGATATCAGGTTTATCATATTAACAATAATTTATCTATTTTAAAATCCAATTTATTATCAAGTCAAGAGAGAACCTTAATTGCAAATAATAATCAAAGTCAACAGACAAGCAACGCTGCTGATAGTACGACTAATTCTCAACCTGTTCCCATTAATAATACCTCACTATTTCAAAATGAAGCGCTTGTACAATCTAGTGGAGCAGGTGGAGGAGGAGAAGAGGAGGAAGGTACTGAAACTCAAACAGCATCTCAAGATCCAATAGCAAGTGCTTTCTTGCCTGATCCCTCTTCATTGTTGTCTGTTATTGTTAGGACCTCCATCATTGCGATATTAGTCTTTGTTATCGTCAAATGGCTAGGCGGAAAAGGCATAGGACAGTTGTCCCCGTTTGGACTGTTAATAGTGGTAGGATTGGGTTCAGCCATTGGGGACCCAATGATATACAACGAAGTATCAATTCCTCAAGCTATGGTGGCGGTTATAATAGTTGTAATTTTCTTCAAGATAATTGACTACTTAACTTTAAGAAGCAAGAGATTTAGAGACTCAGTAGAACCTCATCCAATCCTTCTAGTAGATCATGGACAAATAAGCAAAAAAGGTTTGGAAGAAGCAAAAATGGATAAAGAAGAATTTGAAGTGGAAATGCGACTTGCTGGAATCGAAAAGGAGAGCGAAATAAAGTTTGCACGCCTTGAACCAAATGGAAAAATCAGTTTTATACTAAGAAATAAAGAAAGATTTGGAAATACGGATTAA
- a CDS encoding DNA methyltransferase — protein sequence MQRESNYDSQQKQSSIRLAELDKKIQFIYEIAFAKREISSFGAKIGMKLKDTIQFEITSQIDSKTEEMLLKRLAYFEKVSGKSTEYSQIIVKNQTRSDNQYLTHWYYPYKGKYHPRLIRSIFNIIKLEFGQTILDPFLGSGTTSLEARLFGLNSIGFDISPVCIIISKVKLTAGEVARQLPLYKKEAIDSINSDHGINFALVEGNQKTVSHYSKFLSQIEDERIRNFYLLASLIYASDRGRRNRKIDSFEKRLDKMISSALDLALVEKEFERNNDPSMRKLGKFQIEQSDSRYLNLPDEKVDAIITSPPYSIALNYMENDRHALQELGVSIKDLSNECIGVKGTLNSKLRLYEEDMQSCYSEMYRVLKRNKYCVVVIGNAIINGNSTETVDKTIKYCTRLGFSLTKNIPKKIFGLYNTMIDESVLFFQKSAEK from the coding sequence ATGCAAAGAGAATCTAATTATGATAGCCAACAAAAACAGAGCTCGATAAGATTGGCAGAATTAGATAAAAAAATTCAGTTCATATATGAAATCGCTTTTGCTAAACGTGAAATTTCTAGCTTTGGGGCTAAGATTGGAATGAAGCTCAAAGATACAATACAATTTGAAATTACCTCACAAATAGACTCGAAGACGGAAGAAATGCTTCTAAAAAGGTTAGCATATTTTGAAAAGGTATCAGGCAAAAGTACTGAATATTCGCAAATAATCGTAAAAAATCAAACCAGATCTGACAATCAGTATCTGACTCACTGGTATTATCCATACAAGGGCAAATATCATCCACGTTTAATCAGATCTATATTTAATATCATAAAACTTGAGTTTGGTCAAACGATATTAGATCCATTCTTAGGTAGTGGTACAACGTCACTCGAAGCACGTTTATTTGGACTTAATTCAATTGGTTTTGACATTTCTCCAGTATGCATTATTATAAGTAAAGTAAAATTGACCGCAGGTGAAGTGGCAAGACAATTACCTTTGTATAAAAAAGAGGCGATAGATTCTATAAATTCAGATCATGGGATAAATTTCGCTTTAGTAGAGGGTAATCAGAAAACGGTGTCTCATTATAGCAAGTTTCTATCTCAAATAGAAGATGAAAGAATAAGAAATTTCTATCTCTTGGCTAGCTTAATATATGCAAGTGACAGGGGTAGAAGGAATAGAAAAATCGATTCCTTTGAAAAAAGACTGGACAAAATGATTAGTTCCGCCCTTGATTTGGCATTGGTAGAAAAGGAATTTGAAAGAAACAATGATCCTAGTATGAGAAAACTAGGTAAATTCCAAATTGAACAGTCCGACTCCAGATATCTCAATTTGCCTGATGAGAAAGTTGATGCTATTATTACATCTCCGCCCTACTCGATAGCACTGAATTATATGGAAAATGATCGTCATGCTTTGCAAGAGTTAGGAGTAAGTATTAAAGATTTGAGCAATGAGTGCATTGGAGTCAAGGGCACGTTAAATTCTAAATTAAGGCTGTATGAAGAGGATATGCAATCCTGCTATTCTGAAATGTATCGAGTGCTTAAAAGAAATAAATATTGTGTTGTAGTGATTGGTAATGCCATAATTAATGGTAATTCCACAGAAACTGTTGACAAGACAATAAAATATTGCACTCGCCTTGGCTTTTCACTAACTAAGAATATACCGAAGAAAATATTTGGACTGTATAATACAATGATCGATGAAAGTGTTCTTTTTTTTCAGAAGTCTGCCGAGAAATAA
- a CDS encoding ferritin codes for MQISSDMIKAINEQISHEAFSANAYTAIGSWCERTGYDGSAKFFLEQAAEENGHMLKFIHYLNNAGYEAVIPGIEKPPGSFNSLESAFQFGLESERKVTKEIYDLVDIAAKEKDYSTYSFLQWFVTEQTEEETLFQTILQKFELLGRDDKLAIYQIDQTLSAIRTQVTSTQTQ; via the coding sequence ATGCAAATATCTTCAGATATGATAAAAGCAATTAACGAACAAATCTCCCATGAAGCTTTCTCCGCAAATGCTTATACAGCAATTGGTTCATGGTGTGAAAGAACAGGGTATGACGGAAGCGCTAAATTCTTTTTAGAACAAGCAGCTGAAGAAAACGGACACATGCTAAAGTTTATCCACTATTTGAACAACGCAGGGTATGAGGCAGTAATACCAGGAATTGAAAAGCCACCAGGAAGTTTCAACTCGTTAGAATCTGCCTTTCAATTTGGCTTGGAAAGCGAACGTAAGGTCACAAAAGAGATTTATGACTTAGTAGATATAGCCGCTAAAGAAAAAGATTATTCAACGTATTCGTTTTTACAATGGTTTGTAACCGAACAAACAGAGGAAGAGACATTGTTTCAAACTATTCTTCAAAAATTTGAATTACTTGGCAGAGACGACAAACTGGCAATATATCAAATAGATCAAACGCTTTCTGCAATCCGAACGCAGGTTACAAGCACACAAACGCAATGA
- a CDS encoding HNH endonuclease family protein: protein MTKKVNLDALIPREDFEINEEQESVGTDRDKINIKDIEIDSFFFPALRKPDFQRETNEWEIDKIAKLIKSFLDGDLIPAIILWKNPYGTIFVIDGSHRLSALGAWVNDDYGDGMLSNKFYQNKISNEQLEIAEDAREHINKNIQSYDYYKQAAKNPSRIDSLTSKRAKNLGSLSVQLQWVKGNADKAEDSFFNINQQASPINKTELTLLKSRKKPNSLATRAIIRSGTGHKYWSKFEKSKQQKIESIANNINKILFDPRYQTPIRSLDLPLGGNRISSQTLTYDLVNITNMITNASILKDDNDGDDTIDFLTKCRKVCWLLNSCHASSLGLHPIIYCYSLEGRHKPASFYSMAALGLDMLDNEVLKKEFISVREKFEEILLNYSYLVQQIVQENQRLAVNSFNSIKVFYMALIKGLSNGKNAPDLIIEILKEKRFNRLKIKGELDVVTSNKKDFSTDIKSNTFIKNAIPGLQKCSICKGFLHKNSITMDHKIRKREGGTGSLDNADLAHPYCNSTIKN from the coding sequence ATGACTAAAAAAGTTAATTTGGATGCTCTAATTCCTAGAGAAGATTTTGAAATCAACGAGGAACAAGAAAGTGTGGGTACCGATAGAGATAAAATTAACATCAAAGATATAGAAATAGATTCATTTTTTTTTCCTGCATTGAGAAAACCCGATTTTCAGAGAGAAACTAACGAATGGGAGATAGATAAGATAGCAAAATTAATAAAAAGTTTTCTTGATGGCGATTTGATTCCGGCAATTATATTGTGGAAGAATCCTTATGGGACGATTTTTGTGATCGATGGCTCTCATAGGCTAAGCGCTCTGGGCGCATGGGTAAATGACGATTATGGTGACGGAATGTTATCGAACAAATTTTATCAAAATAAAATTTCCAATGAACAACTAGAGATTGCAGAAGATGCTCGAGAACACATAAACAAGAACATCCAAAGTTATGATTATTACAAGCAAGCAGCGAAAAATCCTTCCAGAATAGATAGTTTAACTAGCAAAAGAGCTAAGAATCTTGGATCTTTATCGGTACAGCTTCAATGGGTAAAGGGTAATGCGGATAAAGCAGAGGATTCTTTTTTTAATATTAATCAGCAAGCTTCGCCCATTAACAAAACTGAATTGACTTTACTAAAGTCGAGAAAAAAGCCTAATAGTTTAGCTACCAGAGCAATTATTAGAAGTGGTACAGGTCATAAATATTGGTCAAAATTTGAGAAATCAAAACAACAAAAAATAGAATCAATTGCAAATAATATTAATAAGATTCTATTTGATCCTCGATATCAAACTCCTATACGTTCATTAGATTTGCCCCTAGGAGGTAACAGAATATCTTCTCAGACACTGACTTATGATCTAGTCAATATCACTAACATGATCACGAATGCATCAATTTTAAAAGATGATAATGATGGTGATGATACCATTGATTTTCTTACTAAATGCAGGAAAGTTTGTTGGTTACTGAATAGCTGCCATGCCTCTTCTCTAGGTCTTCACCCAATTATATATTGTTACTCACTTGAAGGAAGACATAAGCCAGCTTCATTCTATTCAATGGCGGCTTTAGGTTTGGACATGTTAGATAATGAGGTGTTAAAAAAAGAATTTATTTCGGTGAGAGAAAAATTTGAAGAAATTTTACTCAACTATAGTTATCTAGTCCAGCAGATTGTACAAGAGAACCAACGACTAGCAGTTAATAGCTTTAATTCAATTAAGGTCTTTTATATGGCGTTAATAAAGGGGCTTTCAAATGGTAAGAATGCTCCTGATCTAATTATTGAAATTCTTAAGGAAAAGAGATTCAATCGGCTAAAAATAAAGGGCGAATTGGACGTGGTAACGTCCAATAAAAAAGACTTTTCAACTGATATTAAATCTAATACATTTATCAAAAATGCGATACCAGGTTTACAAAAGTGTAGCATTTGTAAAGGATTTTTGCATAAGAACTCTATAACTATGGATCATAAGATAAGAAAAAGAGAGGGTGGAACTGGTAGTTTAGATAACGCAGATCTTGCACATCCTTATTGTAATTCTACCATTAAGAATTAG
- a CDS encoding dienelactone hydrolase family protein, whose translation MEKLPIPTKHSRFSILILLVLTVVFVPGVIFANAQTNSSNGSSNQTITVSGDISNSDNLVSSNGTLSLSNNSAPLNKENVIYYKNTSGYLVYPENTSVQGDNKSTAKLPGVVMIHEWWGLNDQIRNMADELAKEGYAVLAVDLYNGKVAASPDEAMSLVSTARENQNESNSNTVAAVDYLMSLDNVDSSKIISIGWCFGGGQALQLALNADPTSPMAATVLYYGNLVTDQQQLSKINGPVLGIFGGEDQSISVSEVNEFEQALNANNITNEIYIYEGVGHAFANPTGESFAPNELMDAWKKTVEFLDSHVKKD comes from the coding sequence ATGGAAAAACTACCAATTCCAACAAAGCATTCTAGATTTTCAATTCTTATCCTGCTGGTTTTAACGGTGGTTTTTGTACCAGGCGTTATCTTTGCAAATGCACAAACCAATAGCAGCAACGGCAGCAGTAATCAAACCATTACCGTTTCAGGGGATATTTCAAATTCTGACAATCTTGTATCTTCAAATGGAACACTATCTCTATCAAACAACTCAGCACCACTAAATAAAGAAAATGTGATTTATTATAAAAATACTAGTGGATATCTTGTGTATCCAGAAAACACCTCAGTTCAAGGGGATAATAAGTCAACCGCAAAACTACCAGGTGTCGTAATGATCCATGAGTGGTGGGGGTTAAATGACCAAATTAGAAATATGGCCGATGAACTTGCTAAGGAAGGATATGCAGTATTAGCAGTAGACCTTTACAACGGGAAAGTGGCTGCATCTCCAGATGAGGCCATGAGCTTGGTATCGACGGCTAGAGAAAATCAGAATGAATCGAATTCGAATACGGTGGCAGCAGTAGATTACTTAATGTCCTTAGATAATGTTGATTCTTCAAAGATAATCTCAATTGGTTGGTGCTTTGGAGGAGGCCAAGCACTACAACTTGCATTAAATGCAGACCCGACTAGTCCGATGGCAGCAACTGTGCTATACTATGGTAATTTGGTTACAGACCAACAACAACTTTCAAAGATAAATGGACCTGTATTAGGAATATTCGGTGGCGAAGATCAATCTATTTCTGTTTCAGAAGTCAATGAATTTGAACAAGCATTAAATGCAAACAACATAACTAACGAAATCTACATTTATGAAGGAGTCGGACATGCCTTTGCTAACCCCACTGGAGAAAGTTTCGCACCAAACGAATTAATGGATGCATGGAAGAAAACAGTTGAATTTTTAGACTCCCACGTAAAGAAGGATTAA
- a CDS encoding metallophosphoesterase family protein produces the protein MRIIQVSDLHIGGLFKQETFDTLVKEVNTELKPDVLIISGDLTDEGLYFQFEQAKRELSKFKCKNMIVFPGNHDYRHTGYLLFREFFPIASPSGAKVYKFHDPSNQDQSVIVTTVGTARADRDEGEVGYRQNLWLNKVLKKYGNTRDTKGKETGNQKRVRKIVAMHHHLIAIPDTGYTNVVGISDAGDVLRTCQANNVDLVICGHKHRPWLWDLGTMKIAYAGTACSWRYRGVFEDTYNIIDMDEGKPMKIDIKIVGGDRMPLSEIVNRYDPEARVTRIADMMSPH, from the coding sequence GTGAGAATTATACAAGTATCAGATCTACATATCGGTGGCCTGTTTAAGCAGGAAACTTTTGATACATTGGTAAAAGAGGTTAACACCGAGCTAAAACCTGATGTGTTAATAATATCAGGCGATTTGACAGATGAGGGACTATATTTTCAATTTGAACAGGCCAAACGGGAATTGAGTAAATTTAAGTGTAAAAATATGATAGTATTTCCTGGCAACCATGATTATAGACATACCGGGTACTTGCTGTTTAGAGAGTTTTTTCCTATTGCAAGCCCCTCAGGAGCCAAGGTTTACAAATTCCATGATCCATCAAATCAAGACCAGAGTGTCATAGTTACTACAGTTGGAACAGCAAGAGCTGACAGGGACGAGGGAGAAGTCGGATATAGGCAAAATCTGTGGCTAAATAAGGTTTTAAAAAAGTACGGAAATACACGTGATACCAAAGGAAAAGAAACAGGCAATCAGAAAAGGGTGAGAAAAATAGTAGCGATGCATCACCATCTCATAGCCATCCCTGATACAGGATACACAAATGTAGTGGGAATATCTGACGCAGGAGATGTTTTGAGAACATGCCAAGCAAATAATGTTGATCTAGTTATTTGTGGACATAAACATAGACCATGGTTATGGGATCTAGGAACAATGAAGATCGCATACGCAGGAACGGCCTGTTCTTGGAGGTATCGCGGAGTATTTGAGGATACCTACAACATAATAGATATGGATGAAGGAAAACCAATGAAAATTGATATAAAAATTGTTGGTGGTGATAGAATGCCTCTTTCTGAAATCGTAAACAGGTATGATCCAGAAGCGCGGGTCACAAGAATCGCTGATATGATGTCTCCACACTAA
- the pth2 gene encoding aminoacyl-tRNA hydrolase, giving the protein MNSGDDIKFVVVVRKDLGMGVGKIAGQVGHACSSVVWDNPDRVRNWIRYGNQKKAILKVQSESELVEIIKKAQAYGIVTTIIRDAGKTQIEPNTMTCCGFGPDYSTKLDKLTGHLKLL; this is encoded by the coding sequence TTGAATAGTGGTGATGACATAAAATTCGTGGTAGTAGTAAGAAAAGATTTAGGGATGGGTGTTGGAAAAATTGCTGGCCAAGTTGGTCATGCATGCAGTTCTGTTGTATGGGACAATCCTGATCGTGTTAGAAATTGGATTAGATATGGCAATCAGAAAAAGGCGATTCTAAAAGTACAGTCAGAAAGTGAACTTGTAGAAATAATCAAAAAGGCGCAAGCATACGGTATCGTTACTACTATTATCAGAGATGCAGGTAAAACACAGATAGAACCAAATACAATGACATGTTGTGGATTTGGTCCAGATTATTCGACAAAACTTGATAAGTTGACAGGGCATCTAAAACTCTTATAA
- a CDS encoding helix-turn-helix transcriptional regulator, producing MLQALDLDPKLLNQSDPKRKVLYLLKIMGNTGLEDLSKMMKISRMGVHKHLTDLQERGLVESTEVIRGVGRPVMQYSLTVSGKSTFPRAYGQIATFALDYIEKKFGSLAVEDVLRERQSELLDKYHESLKDLDFDQKVKRLAQLRDEEGYIAEAKKTGKKGDNHVLLEYNCPIIMIAEKHWEACSIESELFEKVLDADVKATHRAAKGDPVCKFNIKRKKSGL from the coding sequence TTGTTACAGGCCTTGGACTTGGACCCTAAGTTACTTAATCAATCAGATCCTAAGAGAAAAGTATTGTACCTGCTAAAGATAATGGGAAATACTGGGCTTGAGGATTTATCTAAAATGATGAAAATTTCTAGGATGGGCGTGCATAAACATCTAACTGATCTACAAGAGCGGGGGTTAGTGGAAAGTACTGAGGTAATAAGGGGTGTTGGCAGGCCAGTGATGCAATACTCCTTAACAGTGAGCGGTAAATCTACATTTCCAAGGGCTTATGGCCAAATTGCTACTTTTGCACTAGACTATATAGAAAAAAAGTTTGGTAGTCTTGCGGTGGAGGATGTATTAAGAGAAAGGCAAAGCGAATTGCTTGACAAATACCATGAGAGTTTAAAGGATTTAGATTTCGATCAAAAAGTAAAACGGCTTGCTCAATTGAGAGATGAAGAAGGATATATTGCTGAAGCTAAAAAAACAGGCAAGAAGGGCGATAATCATGTCCTGTTAGAATATAATTGTCCCATAATCATGATAGCAGAAAAACATTGGGAAGCATGCTCTATAGAATCAGAGCTATTTGAAAAGGTGTTAGATGCAGATGTTAAAGCGACTCATAGGGCTGCAAAGGGTGATCCAGTTTGCAAATTTAATATAAAAAGGAAGAAATCTGGATTGTAG